A part of Falco cherrug isolate bFalChe1 chromosome 16, bFalChe1.pri, whole genome shotgun sequence genomic DNA contains:
- the LOC129737503 gene encoding olfactory receptor 10AG1-like, translated as MPRRKGLENHTVGSGFILVGFSDLPGLQGLCFTVLLVIYLVVLIGNSLTALITVVDSSLHSPMYFFLRNLSFLEICYTSVTLPKMLVGFLREDGRISFLGCAAQLYFLVLLGSIECLLLAAMAYDRYIAICDSLHYTLTMSRVLCIRLVVGSWVAVVPVQVGQTYQVFTLPFCASHDLNHFFCDVPPLLELACADTFWNHVMLYTIIVVFAVLPASFIFISYIAIIRAILKMPSVLGRHKAFSTCSSHLGVVMLFYGSATVVYLKRRSKDSIDTDKYFALFYTIVTPMFNPVIYSLRNKEVRIALKRLLRTK; from the coding sequence ATGCCCCGAAGAAAAGGCTTGGAGAATCACACTGTTGGATCTGGATTCATTCTTGTGGGGTTTTCTGACCTGCCCGGCCTGCAGGGCCTGTGCTTCACAGTCCTCCTGGTAATCTACCTTGTGGTCCTCATAGGGAACAGCCTGACTGCTCTCATCACAGTGGTGGACTCAAGCCTTCACAGCCccatgtatttctttctgaggAACTTGTCCTTTCTGGAGATCTGCTACACGTCGGTCACTCTGCCAAAAATGCTGGTGGGTTTCCTGAGGGAAGATGGCAGGATCTCCTTccttggctgtgctgcccagctgtatttcctggttttgctgggCAGCATCGAATGCCTACTCCTGGCTGCCATGGCCTACGACCGCTACATAGCCATATGTGACTCCCTGCACTATACCCTGACCATGAGCAGGGTGCTCTGCATCAGACTGGTGGTGGGGTCATGGGTGGCTGTCGTACCAGTGCAAGTAGGACAGACCTACCAGGTGTTCACTTTACCCTTCTGTGCATCCCATGACCTTAACCACTTTTTCTGTGATGTCCCCCCCCTGCTAGAACTGGCTTGTGCAGACACTTTCTGGAACCATGTGATGCTGTACACCATCATCGTGGTATTTGCAGTCCTTCCTGCCTccttcatatttatttcttacattgcaaTTATCAGGGCAATTCTGAAAATGCCTTCAGTTCTGGGCAGACACAAAGCTTTCTCCACCTGCTCTTCACACCTCGGGGTGGTGATGCTCTTCTATGGCTCAGCCACAGTCGTCTACTTAAAGCGACGGTCAAAGGATTCCATAGACACTGATAAATACTTTGCCCTGTTTTACACAATTGTGACTCCCATGTTCAACCCTGTCATCTATAGCCTGAGGAATAAGGAAGTGAGAATTGCCTTGAAGAGACTCCTACGGACAAAGTGA